A single genomic interval of Paralichthys olivaceus isolate ysfri-2021 chromosome 7, ASM2471397v2, whole genome shotgun sequence harbors:
- the slc6a13 gene encoding sodium- and chloride-dependent GABA transporter 2, translated as MKEPTDEMENTSKEEPSNGHNRPLDIVPSTEEKMTERGQWGNKLEFVLSVAGEIIGLGNVWRFPYLCYKNGGGAFFIPYLIFLFACGIPVFFLETALGQYTSEGGITCWRKICPLFEGVGYATQVIVGLLNIYYIIVLAWAIFFLSHSFTWDLPWASCNNTWNTDSCMVFQRGNSSINHHENATSPVIEFWERRVLRISSGIHHIGSLNWDLVVCLAVAWVICYFCIWKGVKSTGKVVYFTATFPYAMLVILLIRGVTLPGASRGIHFYLYPDLGRLSDPQVWMDAGTQIFFSYAICLGCLTALGSYNKYNNNCYRDCLSLCFLNSGTSFIAGFAIFSILGFMSYEQNIPISEVAESGPGLAFIAYPRAVSMMPFSPLWACFFFIMIVFLGLDSQFVCVESLVTAMVDMYPSTFRRKYRRELFILAVSVVSFLMGLIMLTEGGMYVFQLFDYYAASGMCLLFVAVFETLCIAWIYGADRFYDNIEDMIGYRPSPIIKYCWLFFTPATCFGTFAFALIKYSPLKYNNVYTYPWWGNGLGWILALTSMLCIPLWAAGKLYYTPGTLKERIAFLTTPSTELPKTKQEQEKLLAVFAADGGSLHQKAPPSKDGYFPVDEKESHC; from the exons ATGAAAG AACCCACAGATGAAATGGAGAACACGTCCAAGGAGGAACCCTCCAATGGGCACAACAGGCCCCTTGACATTGTGCCCAGTACAGAGGAGAAGATGACAGAGAGGGGGCAGTGGGGCAACAAGCTCGAGTTTGTTCTGTCAGTGGCTGGAGAAATTATAGGCCTGGGCAATGTCTGGCGTTTTCCTTACCTTTGTTATAAGAACGGAGGAG GTGCCTTCTTCATCCCAtacctcatcttcctctttgcTTGTGGGATCCCGGTCTTCTTCCTGGAGACGGCTCTGGGTCAGTACACCAGCGAGGGAGGCATCACCTGCTGGAGGAAGATCTGCCCTTTGTTTGAAG GAGTGGGATATGCCACCCAGGTGATTGTTGGTCTGCTAAACATCTACTACATCATTGTGTTAGCCTGGGCCATCTTTTTCCTGTCCCACTCCTTCACGTGGGACCTGCCCTGGGCCTCCTGCAATAACACCTGGAACACAG ATTCCTGTATGGTATTTCAGAGGGGGAATAGCTCCATCAATCACCATGAGAACGCCACCTCTCCTGTCATTGAGTTCTGGGA GCGCAGAGTTCTGAGGATTTCCTCAGGTATCCATCACATTGGCTCCTTAAACTGGGACCTGGTTGTCTGCCTCGCCGTCGCCTGGGTCATCTGCTACTTCTGCATCTGGAAGGGAGTCAAGTCAACTGGCAAG gtgGTTTACTTCACAGCCACCTTTCCGTATGCTATGTTAGTGATCCTGCTGATCAGAGGGGTCACCCTGCCAGGAGCCTCCAGGGGAATCCACTTCTACCTCTACCCTGACCTGGGACGACTGTCCGACCCACAG GTATGGATGGATGCCGGAACACAAATCTTCTTCTCCTATGCCATCTGCCTGGGCTGCCTCACTGCGCTGGGAAGCTACAACAAATATAACAACAACTGCTACAG GGATTGTCTGTCGCTCTGTTTCCTAAACAGTGGCACCAGTTTTATTGCAGGTTTCGCTATCTTCTCCATCCTGGGCTTCATGTCCTACGAGCAGAACATACCAATCTCAGAGGTGGCTGAATCTG GTCCAGGTTTGGCCTTCATAGCCTATCCCCGAGCTGTGTCCATGATGCCTTTCTCCCCCCTCTGGGcctgcttcttcttcattaTGATCGTATTTCTGGGTCTGGACAGTCAA tttgtctgtgtggaaAGCCTGGTGACGGCCATGGTGGACATGTATCCTTCCACCTTCCGCCGTAAATACCGCAGGGAGCTCTTCATCCTGGCAGTGTCCGTGGTGTCCTTCCTCATGGGCCTAATCATGCTGACGGAG GGAGGAATGTACGTCTTCCAGCTCTTTGACTACTATGCAGCCAGTGGGATGTGTCTACTCTTCGTGGCTGTTTTTGAGACTCTTTGCATCGCTTGGATTTATG GTGCTGACCGTTTCTATGACAACATAGAGGACATGATTGGTTATCGTCCGAGTCCCATCATCAAGTACTGCTGGCTTTTCTTCACCCCTGCCACGTGCTTT GGAACCTTTGCATTTGCATTGATCAAGTACTCACCTCTGAAGTACAACAATGTCTACACATACCCGTGGTGGGGGAATGGGTTGGGCTGGATCCTGGCCCTGACCTCCATGCTGTGTATCCCTCTCTGGGCAGCAGGGAAACTGTATTACACCCCTGGGACACTGAAAGAG CGCATTGCTTTCTTGACCACTCCTTCTACTGAGTTACCAAAGACAAAGCAAGAGCAAGAGAAGCTGCTCGCTGTCTTCGCAGCAGATGGCGGGAGCCTCCATCAGAAGGCCCCTCCTAGTAAGGATGGTTATTTCCCCGTTGATGAAAAAGAGTCCCACTGTTAA